One Methylosinus sp. C49 DNA segment encodes these proteins:
- the pstS gene encoding phosphate ABC transporter substrate-binding protein PstS, with translation MIFKASRLILHAALAAILSVGSARALDISGAGATFPLPIYAKWAQSYSKETGNRVNYQSIGSGGGIRQIKARTVTFGASDQPLSAKELDAAGLIQWPQVVGGVTPVVNLDGVGSNELVLDGTTLARIFLGEIKVWNDPAIRALNPKIALPATSIVVVHRSDGSGTTFCFTDYLSRVSADWKAKVGQNVAVEWPLGLGAKGNEGVANNVATTKGAIGYVEYAYAKQNKLAAVSLVNHDGKIVAPGKESFEAAAANADWAGAPGFFHLLTEQPGAASWPIAAATFILLPKQPQDAAAALEALKFFDWAFSKGAAAAEELDFEPMPASVVTLIRKSWAANVKDANGKPLLN, from the coding sequence ATGATTTTCAAAGCCTCGAGGCTCATTCTTCACGCCGCTCTGGCGGCAATCCTTTCCGTCGGGAGCGCGCGCGCCCTCGATATTTCCGGCGCCGGCGCGACTTTTCCCCTGCCCATCTACGCCAAATGGGCGCAGAGCTATTCGAAAGAGACCGGCAATCGCGTCAATTATCAATCGATCGGCTCGGGCGGCGGCATCCGCCAGATCAAGGCGCGGACCGTCACTTTCGGCGCCTCGGACCAGCCGCTGAGCGCCAAGGAGCTCGACGCCGCCGGGCTCATCCAATGGCCGCAAGTGGTGGGCGGCGTCACCCCCGTCGTCAATCTGGACGGGGTCGGCTCCAATGAGCTGGTCCTCGACGGGACGACGCTCGCGCGCATTTTTCTCGGCGAGATCAAGGTCTGGAACGATCCGGCGATCCGCGCGCTGAACCCGAAGATCGCTTTGCCGGCGACGTCGATCGTCGTCGTGCACCGCTCGGACGGATCGGGCACGACTTTCTGCTTCACCGATTATCTCTCCCGCGTCTCCGCCGATTGGAAGGCGAAAGTGGGCCAGAACGTGGCGGTGGAATGGCCGCTCGGCCTCGGCGCCAAGGGCAATGAGGGCGTCGCCAATAATGTCGCCACGACAAAGGGCGCGATCGGCTATGTGGAATATGCCTACGCCAAGCAGAACAAGCTCGCCGCCGTCAGCCTGGTGAATCACGACGGCAAGATCGTCGCGCCGGGCAAGGAGAGCTTCGAGGCCGCCGCAGCCAACGCCGATTGGGCCGGCGCGCCGGGCTTTTTCCATCTGCTCACCGAGCAGCCGGGCGCCGCCTCCTGGCCGATCGCGGCGGCGACCTTCATTCTGCTGCCCAAGCAGCCACAGGATGCGGCGGCGGCGCTGGAGGCGCTGAAATTCTTCGACTGGGCCTTCTCCAAGGGCGCGGCGGCGGCCGAGGAGCTGGATTTCGAGCCCATGCCCGCCTCCGTGGTCACGCTGATTCGTAAAAGCTGGGCGGCCAATGTGAAGGATGCGAATGGAAAACCGCTGCTGAACTGA
- a CDS encoding FAD-dependent oxidoreductase — protein MMQTISTRCCVVGGGPAGLMAGFLLARAGVETIVLEKHADFLRDFRGDTIHPSTLQLMFELGLLQEFLKLPHRKAFQLSAFLEDRKFVVADFRGLPTLCKFVAFMPQWDFLDFIAGEAKKLQNFRLLMQTAADGLVEEDGRILGVRATGPEGPLEIRADLTIAADGRTSRMRESAGLEVEDFGAPMDVLWFKMRREANDPEETFGRVAPGRMVAMIERGAYWQIGYVIPKGRAQALRGRRIDEFRHAIADCIPFLADRVEDLRDWEDVNLLTVQVDRLKNWSRPGLLCIGDAAHAMSPVGGVGVNLAIQDAVATANLLAEKLRDGTLTDADVGAVQKRREFPARMTQRLQLFIQDRVISNVLAADKPFEPPFALRLLDLFPVLRQIPARLVGLGVRPEHVNSSRG, from the coding sequence ATGATGCAGACGATCTCCACGAGATGCTGCGTGGTCGGCGGCGGCCCGGCGGGGCTGATGGCGGGTTTTCTGCTGGCTCGCGCCGGCGTCGAGACGATCGTCCTCGAGAAGCACGCCGATTTCCTGCGCGACTTTCGCGGCGACACGATCCACCCCTCGACTCTTCAGCTCATGTTCGAGCTCGGCCTGCTGCAGGAGTTTCTGAAGCTGCCGCATCGCAAGGCGTTTCAGCTCTCGGCCTTTCTGGAGGACCGCAAATTCGTCGTCGCCGATTTCCGCGGCCTGCCGACCTTGTGCAAATTCGTCGCCTTCATGCCGCAATGGGATTTTCTGGACTTCATCGCCGGCGAGGCGAAGAAGCTGCAAAATTTCCGCTTGCTGATGCAGACTGCGGCCGATGGCCTCGTCGAGGAGGACGGCCGCATCCTCGGCGTGCGCGCCACGGGGCCGGAGGGGCCGCTCGAGATCAGAGCCGATCTCACCATCGCCGCGGATGGACGCACGTCGCGGATGCGCGAATCGGCGGGGCTCGAGGTCGAGGATTTCGGCGCGCCCATGGATGTGCTGTGGTTCAAGATGCGGCGCGAGGCGAACGACCCGGAGGAGACCTTCGGCCGCGTCGCGCCCGGCCGCATGGTGGCGATGATCGAGCGCGGCGCCTATTGGCAGATCGGCTATGTGATCCCCAAGGGCCGAGCGCAGGCGCTGCGCGGCCGCCGAATCGACGAATTTCGTCACGCCATAGCCGATTGCATTCCCTTTCTCGCCGATCGCGTCGAGGATTTGCGCGACTGGGAGGACGTGAATCTGCTGACCGTGCAGGTCGATCGCTTGAAGAATTGGAGCCGGCCGGGCCTGCTCTGCATCGGCGACGCCGCGCATGCGATGTCGCCCGTCGGCGGCGTCGGCGTCAATCTGGCGATTCAGGACGCCGTGGCGACCGCAAATCTGCTCGCCGAAAAGCTGCGTGATGGAACGCTGACGGATGCGGATGTCGGCGCCGTGCAGAAGCGCCGGGAGTTTCCGGCGCGGATGACGCAGCGGCTGCAGCTCTTCATTCAAGATCGCGTCATCAGCAATGTGCTCGCCGCGGACAAGCCTTTCGAGCCGCCATTTGCGCTACGGCTTCTGGACCTCTTCCCGGTCCTACGGCAAATTCCGGCGCGGCTAGTCGGCCTCGGCGTGCGGCCGGAGCATGTCAATTCATCGCGCGGATGA